In Drosophila simulans strain w501 chromosome X, Prin_Dsim_3.1, whole genome shotgun sequence, one DNA window encodes the following:
- the LOC6739933 gene encoding peroxisomal targeting signal 1 receptor, translated as MVQSEIWRSKPILWRIGFRAAIYSIIIRALCNTVVKPIASITTDKQLRSISTSNTMSFRPLVEGDCGGVNPLMQLGGQFTRDVAHKDEGYVQRHFERAARPEEQLINEFLGQVTAPPQSFQMDTLLQEMRDINIHGNPQQQMHSQQAEQWGQDFARGLATALPNKMIHMQAQQQDLQHAQEFFDEPLISSQNFRSLPPLRQPLLPIAAGQQQDPFFDSAMETIITDNLPQAPQGESLDDWISDYQRSTEQKEQTAANFNEKFWERLQDEWQKLADENEHPWLSEYNDNMDAYKEYEFAEGNPMSDVENPFEKGKEYLAKGDIPSAVLCFEVAAKKQPDRAEVWQLLGTSQTENEMDPQAIAALKRAYDLQPDNQQVLMALAACYTNEGLQNNAVRMLCNWLAVHPKYQHLVAAHPELQAEGTSLASSLIGPSKLRDLQQIYLEAVRQHPSEVDAEVQDALGVLYNLSGEFDKAVDCYHSALQVDPQNAKTWNRLGASLANGSRSVEAVEAYQQALQLQPGFIRVRYNVGVCCMNLKAYKEAVEHLLTALTMQAHTNAARELPNAAMAATFRGQNQMSESIWSTLKMVISLMGRSDLQSHVSDRNLAALNEAFKD; from the exons ATGGTGCAGTCGGAGATTTGGCGTTCGAAACCAATTCTCTGGAGGATAGGATTTCGCGCGGCGatatattctattattattagaGCGCTGTGCAACACTGTCGTAAAGCCGATAGCTTCGATAACGACCGATAAACAG TTACGTAGCATCTCCACTTCGAACACCATGTCTTTCCGCCCGTTGGTCGAGGGCGACTGCGGCGGAGTTAATCCTCTCATGCAGCTGGGCGGACAGTTCACCCGCGATGTTGCCCACAAGGATGAGGGCTATGTGCAGCGGCACTTCGAGCGCGCTGCTCGTCCCGAGGAGCAGTTGATCAACGAGTTCCTGGGACAGGTCACCGCCCCACCGCAGTCATTTCAGATGGACACTCTGCTCCAGGAGATGCGGGACATAAATATTCATGggaatccgcagcagcagatgcactCTCAGCAGGCGGAGCAGTGGGGACAGGACTTTGCCCGTGGACTGGCAACCGCCCTGCCCAACAAGATGATCCACatgcaggcgcagcagcaggaccTGCAGCATGCCCAGGAGTTCTTCGACGAGCCCCTGATCAGTAGCCAGAACTTTCGGTCCCTGCCGCCATTGCGTCAGCCTTTGCTGCCCATTGCGGCAGGACAGCAGCAGGACCCCTTCTTTGACTCCGCTATGGAAACTATCATCACAGATAATCTGCCACAGGCGCCACAGGGGGAATCGCTGGACGACTGGATCAGCGACTACCAGCGCAGCACCGAACAAAAAGAGCAAACCGCCGCCAACTTCAACGAAAAGTTCTGGGAGCGGCTGCAGGATGAGTGGCAGAAGCTGGCCGACGAAAACGAGCATCCGTGGCTGTCGGAGTACAACGACAACATGGACGCTTACAAGGAATACGAGTTCGCCGAGGGCAACCCCATGTCTGATGTGGAGAACCCGTTTGAAAAGGGTAAGGAGTACCTGGCCAAGGGGGATATACCCAGCGCAGTTCTATGTTTTGAGGTGGCGGCCAAAAAGCAACCGGATCGCGCTGAGGTTTGGCAGTTGCTAGGCACTTCGCAGACAGAGAACGAAATGGATCCGCAGGCCATTGCGGCACTGAAGCGGGCCTACGACTTGCAACCGGACAACCAACAGGTCCTGATGGCCCTGGCCGCGTGCTACACCAACGAAGGCCTGCAGAACAACGCCGTGCGCATGCTGTGCAACTGGCTGGCAGTGCATCCCAAGTATCAGCACCTGGTCGCAGCCCATCCGGAGCTGCAGGCCGAAGGCACTTCGTTGGCTTCGTCGCTGATTGGTCCGAGTAAGCTGCGCGATCTGCAGCAGATCTACTTGGAGGCCGTTCGGCAGCACCCGTCGGAGGTGGATGCCGAAGTCCAGGATGCCCTCGGCGTGCTCTACAATCTGTCTGGGGAGTTCGACAAGGCGGTGGACTGCTACCATTCCGCTCTGCAGGTGGATCCCCAAAATGCCAAGACATGGAACCGATTGGGCGCCAGTTTGGCCAACGGCTCGCGCTCTGTGGAGGCGGTGGAGGCTTATCAGCAGGCGCTGCAGCTCCAACCGGGCTTCATCCGTGTGCGCTACAACGTGGGCGTATGTTGCATGAACCTTAAGGCATACAAGGAAGCTGTGGAGCACCTACTCACAGCGCTTACCATGCAGGCTCACACTAACGCCGCCCGAGAGCTGCCCAATGCGGCGATGGCTGCTACCTTTAGAGGACAGAACCAGATGTCCGAGTCCATTTGGAGTACGCTGAAGATGGTCATTTCGCTGATGGGCCGCAGCGATCTCCAGAGTCATGTGAGCGATCGCAATCTGGCGGCTCTTAACGAGGCCTTTAAGGATTAA
- the LOC6724887 gene encoding protein MMS22-like: MDYDLFQSDDEEILATFIQATQKHETLSAKMDVDDSEEENLDDGLHFLPEFNCSGRDTLKSQMSEGGFLGNGYAQFDPPRSRLDDLCFDFAPAQLAVGAVRNYLYGEACKNVQKLLTVVTGQQQLQATAASMNSGWYRVRQQVTHFYHLMLRLRGNELLPSHFLDGLRHLINDQLDADAWKVLYFAEHNKGNDCQAPAYHLYHGVLEWRFLDLHILYASGKDQIFLGQLERTLDDLIVCAGHHYRTKHRPELIHSSPFMCRCNKELWLLLQRLIPKWLGEQELDFWTLFHKAMQRHKSLHFQGESNAISLAYHELYSWLRLGLARLDEYNSEGRYQPDHSPLTAAPESFQTASLLKQFLANQPDEQQRRVYLIQLSPLQLQLGQPDTDVLCQLWEYFHRSLNCNFSVGTELDQLPLTCSNGAAYVDRYSKLLSKSHIEDLNLSSFTMYAWMLGKTLKLLPSQGRSNQRQKLLGRIFSKFSAAKLLALNEPGIHHVIELFLCLLLCHEDLGELAPKLREMLLCLALEKLPPVRRILVAKGHMALLLLHAQHRLSMDDYVSKLLNQLATIRNDAEVGAIYVGSLQAIFNLADDFNRGEQQLLGPWLAHYVEKCGQASQDRLWQTLHYLILRLSERRAVAGNASGIKEALQQHIMPLLRTQYVSSHSSWLPKLAADFIALEKNGDKLLLGFLQGPEPINMAASAQLMLQVLEDGGRPASPTIIQVWVKSLVLLNAQHESVLALMPHVTQLEEFRHLAIDPASLKGGREPLCAFFGALGRRAQQEEAAAHVRMQLSHKLHAYVNHFELWLPPDRSRSELCSRFYSFLAIVIYNCSTLAYVRSKPSCFFHLAMVRFLLTTQLQAGVPPEGRLPQVVHKIFPVLLQGIGRLPYRTDAYVAKTLEQLVQHWTPHFSFSSNAKLVARPYATLLQADIDGELAQFVLQLLVTQFLVVQRRRAGQHAGLVITIMQQLIESTGKEQEEQLLTLLRGVHIPLLEHVMFVDEVDLSRNQVFALYKVLVSHDAYKRSQTVRDMCSNHLRSLAEKHLAHCTYFYFQMLISLAELAPDLVAPIMTFIREQAEQVEIKRGAGEDVGIRKCLQRLQKVLSRV; this comes from the exons ATGGACTACGACCTTTTCCAGTCGGATGACGAGGAGATCCTGGCTACCTTCATACAGGCGACACAGAAGCATGAAACCCTGAGCGCGAAAATGGACGTGGACGATAGCGAAGAGGAGAACCTGGACGACGGTCTACACTTCCTGCCCGAGTTCAACTGCAGTGGCCGGGACACACTGAAGAGCCAAATGTCCGAGGGAGGCTTTCTGGGGAATGGCTACGCCCAATTTGATCCGCCCCGCTCTCGCCTGGATGATCTTTGTTTTGACTTTGCCCCGGCTCAATTGGCGGTTGGCGCGGTAAGAAACTACCTGTACGGCGAGGCCTG CAAGAATGTGCAGAAGCTGTTAACCGTCGTGACGggccagcaacaactgcaagcCACGGCCGCCTCTATGAACTCCGGTTGGTATAGAGTACGCCAGCAGGTCACACACTTCTACCATCTGATGCTGCGCCTGCGAGGCAATGAGCTGCTGCCTTCACATTTTCTTGATGGGCTTCGACACTTGATAAACGATCAGCTGGATGCGGATGCTTGGAAGGTTTTGTATTTTGCGGAGCACAACAAGGGAAACGACTGCCAGGCGCCGGCGTATCACCTGTATCACGGTGTACTGGAGTGGCGTTTTCTGGACCTGCATATACTGTACGCCTCTGGAAAGGATCAAATCTTCCTAGGGCAGCTGGAGCGCACACTCGACGATCTGATCGTTTGTGCTGGACATCACTACCGCACCAAACATCGCCCGGAGCTCATTCATTCCTCGCCGTTCATGTGTCGCTGCAACAAGgagctgtggctgctgctgcaacgtCTTATTCCCAAATGGCTGGGAGAACAGGAGCTGGACTTTTGGACTCTATTCCACAAGGCCATGCAGAGGCACAAGTCACTCCACTTCCAGG GTGAGAGCAATGCAATTTCACTGGCATACCACGAACTGTATTCCTGGCTGAGGCTGGGACTGGCTCGCTTGGACGAATACAACAGTGAAGGTCGGTACCAGCCGGATCACTCGCCGCTCACTGCGGCACCAGAAAGCTTCCAAACCGCCAGTCTGCTTAAGCAGTTTCTGGCAAACCAGCCGGACGAACAACAACGGCGGGTCTATTTAATTCAACTCTCTCCCCTTCAACTGCAGCTGGGCCAGCCGGATACTGATGTCCTGTGCCAGCTGTGGGAGTACTTTCACCGGTCTCTCAACTGCAATTTTAGTGTGGGAACTGAGCTGGATCAGCTGCCGCTTACCTGCTCCAATGGGGCGGCCTACGTCGATCGCTACAGCAAACTGCTGTCTAAGTCGCATATAGAGGATTTGAATCTGAGCAGTTTCACCATGTACGCGTGGATGCTGGGCAAAACCTTGAAGCTTTTGCCATCGCAGGGCAGAAGCAACCAACGTCAGAAACTACTCGGCCGCATATTCAGCAAGTTTAGTGCCGCGAAACTTTTGGCTCTGAATGAGCCTGGTATTCACCATGTGATCGAGCTGTTTCTGTGCCTCCTGCTCTGCCACGAAGATCTCGGCGAGTTGGCGCCCAAGCTGCGCGAAATGCTGCTCTGTCTGGCCCTGGAAAAACTGCCTCCGGTGCGGAGGATTCTCGTGGCCAAGGGCCACATGGCCCTTCTGCTCCTCCATGCCCAGCATCGCCTATCCATGGATGACTATGTGAGCAAGCTGCTCAACCAGTTGGCCACCATTCGCAATGATGCAGAGGTGGGCGCCATTTATGTGGGCAGCCTTCAAGCCATTTTCAATCTGGCGGATGACTTCAACCGCGGCGAGCAGCAGCTTCTTGGGCCCTGGCTGGCACATTACGTCGAAAAGTGTGGGCAGGCATCGCAGGATCGGCTATGGCAGACGCTTCACTATTTAATACTCCGTCTCAGCGAGCGGAGAGCTGTGGCAGGCAATGCGAGTGGCATCAAGGAGGCACTTCAACAGCACATAATGCCACTGCTGAGGACCCAATACGTTAGTAGCCATAGCTCATGGCTTCCAAAGCTAGCGGCCGACTTCATCGCCCTGGAGAAGAATGGGGACAAACTGCTACTGGGCTTCCTGCAGGGACCAGAACCCATTAATATGGCTGCTTCTGCTCAGTTGATGCTCCAGGTGTTGGAAGACGGAGGGCGACCTGCCAGCCCCACCATTATCCAGGTCTGGGTGAAGTCTCTGGTCCTCCTAAACGCACAACACGAGTCTGTATTGGCGTTAATGCCCCATGTCACACAGCTAGAGGAGTTCCGACACCTGGCCATTGATCCCGCCTCTTTGAAGGGCGGGCGAGAGCCGCTCTGCGCCTTCTTTGGAGCTCTGGGAAGGCGTGCCCAGCAAGAGGAGGCCGCTGCCCACGTCCGTATGCAGTTGAGCCACAAACTGCACGCCTATGTAAACCATTTCGAGCTGTGGCTACCACCGGATCGAAGCCGATCGGAACTGTGTTCCCGGTTCTACAGCTTTCTAGCCATTGTCATCTATAATTGTTCCACTCTAGCGTACGTGCGATCCAAGCCGAGCTGCTTCTTCCACCTGGCCATGGTGCGGTTCCTGCTCACCACGCAGTTGCAGGCGGGAGTGCCGCCCGAAGGTCGCCTTCCGCAAGTGGTTCACAAGATTTTCCCAGTTTTGCTGCAAGGCATTGGTCGACTGCCTTACCGCACGGACGCATACGTGGCCAAGACCTTGGAGCAACTAGTTCAGCACTGGACTCCGCACTTTAGCTTCTCATCCAACGCCAAGCTGGTGGCTCGTCCATATGCCACCCTCCTTCAGGCGGATATAGATGGAGAGCTGGCGCAGTTTGTGCTTCAGCTCCTGGTTACCCAGTTTTTGGTGGTCCAGCGGCGGAGGGCAGGGCAGCATGCGGGCTTGGTGATCACTATCATGCAGCAACTGATAGAGAGCACGGGCAAGGAGCAGGAAGAACAGCTGCTAACCCTTTTGCGCGGCGTGCACATCCCGCTGCTGGAACACGTAATGTTCGTGGACGAAGTGGACCTCAGTCGCAACCAAGTGTTTGCCCTTTATAAAGTGCTTGTATCGCACGATGCCTACAAGCGATCACAGACGGTCAGGGATATGTGCTCCAATCACTTGCGATCCCTCGCCGAAAAGCACCTGGCCCACTGCACCTACTTTTACTTCCAGATGCTGATCAGCCTGGCAGAGCTGGCGCCGGATCTAGTGGCTCCAATCATGACCTTTATAAGGGAGCAGGCAGAGCAGGTGGAGATAAAACGCGGCGCTGGAGAGGATGTGGGCATACGCAAGTGCTTGCAGCGACTCCAAAAGGTCTTGAGCAGGGTTTAG
- the LOC6724888 gene encoding serine/threonine-protein phosphatase Pgam5, mitochondrial isoform X1, giving the protein MRKLTSFACGTGAGLAAYYLQRLRDPQTAVQNSWTHSDKPVDPWALWDTNWDCREPRALVRPLRNSQPEEENRYNAELEKAKAKKARHIILVRHGEYLDVGDSDDTHHLTERGRKQAEFTGKRLCELGIKWDKVVASTMLRAQETSDIILKQIDFEKEKVVNCAFLREGAPIPPQPPVGHWKPEASQFLRDGSRIEAGFRRYFHRAYPDQEKESYTLIVGHGNVIRYFVCRALQFPAEGWLRININHASITWLTISPSGNVSIKYLGDSGFMPAELLTNRIPRDVKNVV; this is encoded by the exons ATGCGAAAGTTAACTAGCTTCGCGTGCGGCACAGGAGCCGGACTAGCGGCTTACTACCTACAGCGGCTGAGGGATCCGCAGACGGCCGTGCAGAACTCGTGGACGCACAGTGATAAGCCGGTGGATCCGTGGGCCCTTTGGGACACCAACTGGGACTGCCGGGAGCCACGGGCCCTCGTGCGGCCACTGCGAAACAGCCAGCCGGAGGAGGAGAACCGCTACAACGCGGAGCTGGAGAAGGCGAAGGCCAAGAAGGCGCGCCACATTATCCTAGTGCGGCATGGCGAGTATCTAGACGTGGGCGACTCGGATGACACGCATCATCTCACGGAGCGCGGCCGCAAGCAGGCAGAGTTTACTGGAAAACGGCTCTGCGAGCTGGGCATCAAGTGGGACAAGGTGGTAGCCTCCACAATGCTGCGGGCCCAGGAGACATCCGATATTATACTCAAGCAGATCGATTTCGAAAAAGAGAAAGTGGTGAACTGTGCCTTCCTGCGTGAAGGAGCGCCTATTCCGCCCCAGCCGCCAGTGGGCCACTGGAAGCCGGAGGCATCT CAGTTTCTCCGCGACGGATCGCGCATAGAAGCCGGCTTTCGCCGATACTTCCACCGCGCCTATCCCGACCAAGAAAAGGAGAGCTATACCCTGATCGTGGGACATGGCAACGTGATCCGCTACTTTGTCTGTCGAGCCCTGCAGTTCCCCGCCGAGGGTTGGCTCCGGATCAACATTAACCACGCTTCCATCACCTGGCTGACCATCAGTCCGTCCGGCAACGTGTCCATCAAGTACCTGGGCGACTCCGGCTTTATGCCCGCCGAGCTGCTTACCAATCGTATACCGCGCGACGTCAAAAACGTGGTTTAG
- the LOC6724890 gene encoding uncharacterized protein LOC6724890: MHLTLINLFKKTVPGHIFRGKRRLVKPVSQRAMDTLTREYERQEQVMLLLRHPYLTLEQSFGHAKELQKRDKLVARWTDEQTLRKMKPHVTIEERLNQLKIKEAWD, encoded by the exons ATGCACCTGACGCTGATCAATTTGTTCAAGAAGACTGTGCCCGGTCACATATTCCGGGGCAAGCGGCGCCTGGTGAAACCGGTCAGCCAGCGAGCAATGGACACCCTCACCCGCGAGTACGAGCGCCAGGAGCAGGTAATGCTACTCCTTCGACACCCGTATCTCACCCTG GAGCAGTCATTCGGTCACGCCAAGGAGCTGCAGAAGCGCGACAAGCTGGTTGCCAGGTGGACGGACGAGCAGACACTGCGCAAGATGAAGCCACACGTTACCATCGAGGAGCGGCTGAACCAGCTGAAGATCAAGGAGGCCTGGGACTAG
- the LOC27206677 gene encoding mediator of RNA polymerase II transcription subunit 18 isoform X2, with the protein MAIVSSARESLSHAMNNRFLPNLEYLLQGSILDSAVEHLMHSLTAYPPSD; encoded by the exons ATGGCGATTGTGTCGTCGGCCCGCGAGTCGCTCTCCCACGCGATGAACAACCGCTTCTTGCCCAACCTGGAGTACTTGCTGCAGGGATCTATCCTGGACTCCGCCGTGGAACACTTAATGCACAG CCTAACCGCCTACCCACCATCAGACTAA
- the LOC27206677 gene encoding mediator of RNA polymerase II transcription subunit 18 isoform X1, with translation MAIVSSARESLSHAMNNRFLPNLEYLLQGSILDSAVEHLMHRLKGLCDNVDTSPEPFHDLEVCMSLRQPNANQPLLLRVRRALGRDAPFQMRYLGNPEVDQRRPTLVRSCMDCACTNGILEFLTEMGFRLEFEYIAKGYMFRKGRMKITVSKLIKIVPGKQQDMANEPISQSYIVELSVVAPTGQENVGEEMRVFAEQLKPLVQLEKIDYKRLGGMP, from the exons ATGGCGATTGTGTCGTCGGCCCGCGAGTCGCTCTCCCACGCGATGAACAACCGCTTCTTGCCCAACCTGGAGTACTTGCTGCAGGGATCTATCCTGGACTCCGCCGTGGAACACTTAATGCACAG ACTAAAGGGACTCTGCGACAATGTGGACACCTCGCCGGAGCCGTTTCACGACCTGGAAGTGTGTATGAGCCTCCGCCAGCCCAATGCCAACCAGCCGCTGCTTCTTCGCGTGCGTCGAGCCCTTGGTCGCGATGCCCCCTTTCAGATGCGCTACCTAGGAAACCCCGAGGTGGATCAGCGCCGGCCCACATTGGTACGCAGCTGCATGGACTGCGCCTGCACCAATGGCATCTTGGAATTCCTCACGGAAATGGGTTTCCGCCTGGAGTTCGAGTACATAGCAAAGG GATATATGTTCCGCAAGGGGCGCATGAAAATTACCGTCTCCAAGCTCATTAAGATTGTGCCCGGCAAGCAGCAGGACATGGCCAACGAGCCAATCTCACAAAGCTACATAGTGGAACTCTCTGTGGTGGCGCCCACGGGGCAGGAGAATGTCGGCGAGGAAATGCGCGTGTTTGCCGAGCAGCTAAAGCCACTCGTGCAGCTCGAGAAGATCGACTACAAGCGACTGGGCGGCATGCCGTAG
- the LOC6724888 gene encoding serine/threonine-protein phosphatase Pgam5, mitochondrial isoform X2: protein MRKLTSFACGTGAGLAAYYLQRLRDPQTAVQNSWTHSDKPVDPWALWDTNWDCREPRALVRPLRNSQPEEENRYNAELEKAKAKKARHIILVRHGEYLDVGDSDDTHHLTERGRKQAEFTGKRLCELGIKWDKVVASTMLRAQETSDIILKQIDFEKEKVVNCAFLREGAPIPPQPPVGHWKPEASFLRDGSRIEAGFRRYFHRAYPDQEKESYTLIVGHGNVIRYFVCRALQFPAEGWLRININHASITWLTISPSGNVSIKYLGDSGFMPAELLTNRIPRDVKNVV, encoded by the exons ATGCGAAAGTTAACTAGCTTCGCGTGCGGCACAGGAGCCGGACTAGCGGCTTACTACCTACAGCGGCTGAGGGATCCGCAGACGGCCGTGCAGAACTCGTGGACGCACAGTGATAAGCCGGTGGATCCGTGGGCCCTTTGGGACACCAACTGGGACTGCCGGGAGCCACGGGCCCTCGTGCGGCCACTGCGAAACAGCCAGCCGGAGGAGGAGAACCGCTACAACGCGGAGCTGGAGAAGGCGAAGGCCAAGAAGGCGCGCCACATTATCCTAGTGCGGCATGGCGAGTATCTAGACGTGGGCGACTCGGATGACACGCATCATCTCACGGAGCGCGGCCGCAAGCAGGCAGAGTTTACTGGAAAACGGCTCTGCGAGCTGGGCATCAAGTGGGACAAGGTGGTAGCCTCCACAATGCTGCGGGCCCAGGAGACATCCGATATTATACTCAAGCAGATCGATTTCGAAAAAGAGAAAGTGGTGAACTGTGCCTTCCTGCGTGAAGGAGCGCCTATTCCGCCCCAGCCGCCAGTGGGCCACTGGAAGCCGGAGGCATCT TTTCTCCGCGACGGATCGCGCATAGAAGCCGGCTTTCGCCGATACTTCCACCGCGCCTATCCCGACCAAGAAAAGGAGAGCTATACCCTGATCGTGGGACATGGCAACGTGATCCGCTACTTTGTCTGTCGAGCCCTGCAGTTCCCCGCCGAGGGTTGGCTCCGGATCAACATTAACCACGCTTCCATCACCTGGCTGACCATCAGTCCGTCCGGCAACGTGTCCATCAAGTACCTGGGCGACTCCGGCTTTATGCCCGCCGAGCTGCTTACCAATCGTATACCGCGCGACGTCAAAAACGTGGTTTAG
- the LOC27209085 gene encoding vacuolar protein sorting-associated protein 26 yields the protein MNFLGFGQSADIEIVFDGAEHKTAEVKGEDGKVEKMLLFYDGETVSGKVNVTLKKPGSKLEHQGIKIEFIGQIELYYDRGNHHEFKCLAKALARPGDLIQNNSYPFDFPKVEKQFEVYAGSNVRLRYFLRATIVRRISDITKEVDIAVHTLCSYPEMNNPIKMEVGIEDCLHIEFEYNKSKYHLRDTIIGKIYFLLVRIKIKHMEIAIIKKESTGTGPTMFNENETIAKYEIMDGAPVKGESIPIRVFLAGYNLTPTMRDINKKFSVKYFLNLVLMDTEDRRYFKQQEITLWRKADKPRYHGAQQHQQQQHQHVPLHAPPHLVSGPAAPTVAHSLISSSTDSGEVGGAPTAPGTAGSESKMGLFTRESPNQEFSQQQMDSPPLTPTPSTASVAVPVPTAASSVSEPAPERGIGDGAAAATTSASPVAMLSSSPPPLLPVSPLSRSETEASEQVQPEDDDIDAITPNAKKTGATPLSTD from the exons ATGAATTTCCTGGGATTCGGCCAGTCAGCGGACATTGAGATAGTCTTTGATGGAGCTGAGCACAAGACGGCAGAGGTTAAAGGGGAGGACGGCAAAGTGGAGAAGATGCTGCTATTCTACGACGGGGAGACGGTATCCGGCAAG GTGAACGTGACCCTCAAGAAGCCGGGCAGCAAGCTGGAGCACCAGGGCATTAAGATCGAATTCATTGGACAGATCGAACTGTACTACGACCGGGGTAACCACCACGAATTCAAGTGTCTAGCAAAGGCCCTGGCCCGCCCGGGCGATCTCATCCAGAACAACAGCTATCCGTTCGATTTCCCCAAAGTGGAGAAGCAATTTGAGGTGTACGCCGGCTCGAACGTGCGGTTGCGGTACTTCCTGCGCGCAACCATAGTCAGGCGGATCAGCGACATAACCAAGGAGGTCGACATCGCCGTGCACACACTGTGCAGCTACCCGGAGATGAACAATCCCATCAAGATGGAGGTAGGCATCGAAGACTGCCTGCACATCGAGTTCGAGTATAACAAAAGCAAGTACCACCTACGGGACACGATTATCGGCAAGATCTACTTCCTGTTGGTGCGCATCAAGATCAAGCACATGGAGATCGCGATCATCAAGAAGGAGAGCACGGGCACAGGCCCCACCATGTTtaacgaaaacgaaacgatTGCCAAGTACGAGATCATGGACGGAGCGCCCGTCAAAGGCGAAAGCATACCCATCCGGGTCTTTCTTGCTGGCTACAATCTCACGCCGACCATGCGGGACATTAACAAGAAGTTCTCGGTCAAATATTTCCTCAACCTTGTACTGATGGACACCGAGGACCGTCGCTACTTCAAGCAACAGGAGATCACGCTGTGGCGCAAGGCAGACAAACCGCGATACCATGGCGctcagcagcaccagcaacagcagcaccaacacGTTCCCCTGCACGCTCCGCCGCACCTGGTCAGCGGTCCAGCTGCGCCCACAGTGGCTCACTCGCTGATCAGCTCGAGCACAGACAGCGGAGAGGTGGGAGGAGCCCCGACAGCGCCTGGCACTGCAGGATCTGAGTCCAAGATGGGTCTGTTTACCAGGGAGAGCCCGAACCAGGAGTTCAGCCAACAGCAAATGGATTCTCCGCCGCTGACGCCCACGCCGTCGACAGCATCCGTTGCAGTTCCAGTCCCCACAGCGGCGTCATCTGTTTCAGAACCAGCTCCCGAGCGGGGCATAGGCGATGGAGCCGCAGCGGCCACCACAAGTGCCTCGCCCGTTGCTATGCTCTCCAGTTCGCCACCGCCATTGCTGCCAGTATCGCCGCTCTCCCGATCCGAAACCGAAGCGTCGGAGCAAGTGCAGCCGGAGGATGATGACATCGATGCAATTACGCCCAATGCGAAAAAGACCGGTGCAACGCCGTTGTCCACTGATTGA